The proteins below come from a single Drosophila miranda strain MSH22 chromosome Y unlocalized genomic scaffold, D.miranda_PacBio2.1 Contig_Y1_pilon, whole genome shotgun sequence genomic window:
- the LOC117190486 gene encoding uncharacterized protein LOC117190486, with protein MHAKLNNFRRHLDVLYTDLHHRWVNMAKADRELIGLHDDMLSSMNSFNKCVIKCNMHIDLNSLETLVADIAEPLQRNDFVTNTNKDGIVVKNILNERPHRLPIIQQMADSKHIIPIDQSAAVVRDVESTQCPARPVSDSLSLSTRSSWLNKPDAKVRKQKAKPITSPQPTSAQPQDTATVSAKTKTMLPVSPRKRILEPPKCGRTTSSSKIYHQIVKNIAAFPEGSLIKAEMMHLNIAEKCFFVGMWGAEPLQKLFEGKLLLKELYQLPNFGFVE; from the exons ATGCACGCTAAATTAAACAACTTTAGGCGTCACTTGGATGTTTTGTACACAGATCTTCATCATCGTTGGGTGAACATGGCTAAAGCGGATCGTGAACTTATCGGTCTGCACGATGACATGCTAAGCAGCATGAATAGTTTCAATAAATGTGTAATCAAGTGTAACATGCACATTGATCTAAACAGTCTCGAAACTTTGGTCGCCGACATCGCCGAACCTCTGCAGCGCAATGACTTCGTCACAAACACTAATAAAGATGGGATTGTAGTTAAAAATATCTTGAATGAACGTCCACACCGACTACCGATAATCCAACAAATGGCGGACTCCAAGCATATAATTCCAATTGATCAGTCGGCAGCGGTAGTGCGAGATGTGGAGTCAACACAGTGTCCAGCCAGGCCGGTTTCGGATAGTCTTTCGCTATCAACGCGTTCGAGTTGGTTGAATAAACCGGATGCAAAAGTCCGAAAGCAAAAAGCAAAGCCCATTACGTCCCCACAGCCCACTTCAGCACAGCCACAGGACACGGCCACTGTTTCCGCTAAAACAAAAACCATGCTGCCTGTTTCACCACGTAAACGTATCCTCGAGCCACCGAAATGCGGAAGAACAACATCCAGCAGTAAAATCTATCATCAGATCGTAAAGAACATAGCCGCCTTTCCAGAGGGAAGTTTGATAAAGGCTGAAATGATGCATCTAAACATAGCCGAAAAGTGTTTCTTTGTAGGCATGTGGGGTGCGGAGCCGCTGCAAAAGTTATTCGAGGGGAAATTACTTCTTAAGGAGTTGTACCAGCTTCCCAACTTTGGATTTGTTGA GTAG